In one Aulosira sp. FACHB-615 genomic region, the following are encoded:
- a CDS encoding DUF1392 domain-containing protein codes for MTEQITDLERCWFLSPPWGQAIPPVEVNVLEKVYIKDNRTFGYCCGVQWYGNCWNYIIEVKNDFIYATKHQIIATGNIQPRILKKPSFVLGERVLLKIPNHGTKQRLILGIELIEKSWFYLVELALPTFEQPLITTNRFSLVREQDLVRVNV; via the coding sequence ATGACAGAACAAATTACAGATTTAGAAAGATGCTGGTTTTTATCCCCACCTTGGGGACAAGCTATTCCACCTGTTGAAGTCAATGTGTTAGAGAAAGTCTACATCAAAGACAACAGAACATTCGGCTACTGCTGTGGAGTGCAATGGTATGGCAATTGCTGGAATTACATTATTGAGGTCAAAAATGATTTCATCTATGCAACCAAACATCAAATTATTGCCACGGGTAATATACAACCGAGGATTTTGAAAAAACCTTCTTTCGTGTTGGGAGAACGAGTACTGTTGAAAATTCCCAATCACGGTACAAAGCAAAGGCTAATTCTGGGGATTGAGCTAATCGAGAAGTCCTGGTTTTATCTGGTGGAGTTGGCATTACCCACTTTTGAACAACCACTCATCACCACCAATCGCTTTTCTTTGGTGCGCGAACAAGATTTAGTGCGGGTAAATGTCTAG
- a CDS encoding BRO family protein yields the protein MSNLDNFHQLNNSSPFDSIRHVDDFGQEYWNARELMPLLGYSRWNDFKPVIERATFACKNTGNDVEAHFSGLFLKSQGRPGQDYKLSRYGGYLTAMNGDPRKSEIAAAQSYFVVKTHEAETQSGLKAMTQIQLLAAIAQQMAEQEQRLIQQQQQQAEILERLKAVEVEQDRVNTPSGHKYSIVGFANLQGLEISAKEASTKGRKASALCRKQGIEIERIHDPRFGRVGLYPESILIEVFSTSQK from the coding sequence ATGTCTAATTTAGATAATTTTCATCAACTAAACAACAGTAGTCCTTTTGATAGCATTCGTCATGTCGATGACTTTGGACAAGAGTATTGGAATGCTAGAGAGTTAATGCCTCTACTGGGCTATTCTCGCTGGAACGATTTCAAACCCGTAATTGAAAGGGCTACTTTTGCTTGTAAAAATACGGGAAATGACGTAGAGGCGCACTTTTCAGGGTTGTTCCTGAAAAGTCAGGGGCGACCAGGACAAGATTACAAGCTCTCTCGTTACGGCGGATATTTAACTGCGATGAATGGCGATCCCAGAAAGTCAGAAATTGCCGCAGCGCAAAGTTATTTTGTTGTCAAAACGCACGAAGCTGAAACCCAATCTGGTCTAAAAGCCATGACCCAGATACAATTACTCGCCGCGATCGCACAACAGATGGCAGAACAAGAGCAACGTTTAATTCAACAGCAACAGCAGCAAGCCGAAATCTTGGAAAGGCTCAAAGCCGTCGAAGTTGAGCAAGACAGAGTAAATACTCCCTCCGGTCACAAGTACAGCATCGTGGGTTTCGCTAATCTTCAGGGTTTGGAAATATCTGCTAAAGAAGCCAGTACTAAGGGAAGAAAAGCCAGCGCATTATGTCGTAAGCAGGGCATAGAAATAGAGCGCATTCATGACCCCAGATTTGGCAGAGTCGGCTTGTATCCCGAAAGCATTTTGATTGAAGTTTTTTCAACTAGTCAAAAGTGA